The following are encoded together in the Thermomonas brevis genome:
- a CDS encoding TolC family protein, which yields MHLVRSPRRRRVARLAVLVLAASLLSGLAMAAQTPDTQAPVALREALQAAWQHHPSYRATEAQLAAARARYDAAGRPLYNPEVELAGDDEGPDRTTTAGLNLTLDLSGKRRARRDAASARVDLATAEAKLRRRDFAKQWFASWAELQTAQQRVRTGERRLALVTRFGELAQKQFAAADISGLERDLALLARDEAQAQQSQLVAEQAEAEARFRAVGGSPELLASLTLPSDALPPPMPSHTGIEQLPDWQAAQAAALAAEREVTVARRNRVADPTVGVRGGRIDYGNVQDNVVGVSLSIPLFVRNSYRAEVVAAQADADVAIAEAERVRVELDADRRRAIDSYAAAQSAWSRWQASRGTDVERRATLLERLWREGELSTADYLLQLKQTLDTQLAGAELEARLWRSYADYLAATGQLERWAGLEGTP from the coding sequence ATGCACCTTGTTCGTTCGCCGCGACGACGTCGCGTCGCGCGGCTGGCCGTCCTGGTTCTGGCAGCGAGTTTGCTGTCGGGCTTGGCCATGGCCGCCCAAACCCCCGATACACAGGCCCCAGTCGCACTTCGCGAGGCGCTGCAGGCCGCCTGGCAACACCATCCGAGTTATCGCGCCACCGAAGCGCAACTGGCCGCAGCCCGTGCCCGGTACGATGCGGCCGGACGACCGCTCTACAACCCCGAAGTCGAGTTGGCCGGCGACGATGAAGGCCCGGATCGCACCACAACCGCTGGCCTCAACCTCACGCTCGATCTGAGCGGCAAGCGTCGTGCGCGTCGCGACGCGGCCTCCGCGCGGGTCGATCTAGCCACCGCTGAAGCCAAGCTGCGTCGCCGCGATTTCGCCAAGCAGTGGTTCGCCAGTTGGGCTGAGCTACAGACGGCGCAGCAACGTGTGCGCACCGGTGAACGTCGATTGGCGTTGGTCACGCGCTTTGGCGAGTTGGCACAAAAGCAGTTTGCTGCAGCCGACATTTCCGGGTTGGAGCGCGATTTGGCACTGCTGGCCCGCGATGAAGCGCAAGCCCAGCAGTCGCAACTCGTCGCCGAACAGGCGGAGGCCGAAGCGCGTTTCCGCGCGGTCGGCGGCTCGCCGGAACTCCTGGCGAGCCTGACGCTGCCCAGCGACGCATTGCCGCCGCCGATGCCCTCCCATACCGGCATCGAACAGTTGCCCGACTGGCAAGCCGCACAAGCCGCTGCGCTGGCTGCCGAACGCGAAGTGACCGTTGCCCGCCGCAATCGGGTGGCCGATCCCACCGTGGGCGTGCGCGGCGGACGCATCGACTACGGCAATGTGCAGGACAACGTGGTCGGCGTGTCGCTCAGCATTCCGCTGTTCGTGCGCAATTCCTATCGCGCCGAGGTAGTGGCAGCTCAGGCCGATGCCGATGTCGCGATCGCCGAGGCCGAGCGCGTGCGCGTCGAACTCGATGCCGATCGTCGCCGTGCGATCGACAGCTACGCCGCAGCGCAATCGGCCTGGTCGCGCTGGCAGGCGAGCCGCGGCACGGATGTGGAGCGTCGCGCCACTCTCCTTGAGCGCTTGTGGCGCGAGGGCGAGCTGTCCACCGCTGACTACCTGCTGCAACTCAAGCAGACCC
- a CDS encoding cytochrome c/FTR1 family iron permease — translation MTNSLCRCLLIAFLAWLSFPAFAAAPSAVNPRQTWQLLDYVAVDYGAAVKSGSVASEAEYAEMREFAGAVRTQLAALPSTPGQAGLIAQADQLVTAVESKADARHVADLAHRLADGLLANYPVGAVPATPPDPARGAQLYAAQCTACHGPAGHGDGPAAASLDPPPIAFTDATRAAQRSPFALYEAISQGIQGTAMTGFSSLPEADRWALAFYVGSLSHSPQMRAEGEALWRDAPAWHQRIPTLEALTRTSEADLIGAGSQDTQARAIIAYLRGQPQAVQTAASGVAAVQSLALARQRMAESLRAYQAGDAGQAKTAALSAYLDGVEPVEPTLAARDNALMRELETTMARYRDAIGRRVPASDATAQATQVSALFDRAEAVLQDAHTDRTTAFLGSFTILLREGIEALLIVIGMIAFLRKAERREVLPAVHAGWVGALLAGVATWAIATHLVDVSGANREVTEGVSALFAAVVLLSVGIWMHQKSLAGRWQQYLHAKVSAALTRRSAVFLFLLAFVAVYREVFETILFFIAMWNQENSTAILGGLVAGSVVLAGVAYWMLRMSKRLPIGQFFSISSILIAVLAVVLVGKGIAALQEAGWVGQALVAAPRIDWLGVYPSWQSLLAQLAVAVIAIGGFYFNARNSRVPAQAVKGDRAQ, via the coding sequence GTGACCAACTCCCTCTGTCGTTGCCTGCTGATCGCGTTTTTGGCTTGGCTGTCCTTCCCGGCCTTCGCCGCCGCGCCGTCCGCGGTCAACCCGCGCCAGACCTGGCAACTGCTGGACTACGTGGCCGTCGACTATGGCGCGGCCGTGAAATCCGGCAGTGTCGCGTCCGAGGCCGAGTACGCGGAGATGCGCGAATTTGCGGGGGCGGTGCGAACCCAATTGGCCGCGCTGCCGTCGACGCCCGGCCAGGCCGGCCTGATCGCCCAAGCCGATCAGCTGGTGACCGCTGTCGAGTCCAAGGCCGACGCCAGGCACGTCGCCGATCTGGCGCATCGGCTGGCCGACGGCCTGCTGGCCAACTATCCGGTCGGTGCCGTGCCGGCGACGCCGCCCGATCCGGCCCGGGGGGCACAGCTCTACGCCGCGCAATGCACTGCCTGCCATGGTCCGGCCGGCCACGGCGATGGGCCGGCTGCGGCGAGCCTGGATCCGCCGCCCATTGCCTTCACCGATGCCACCCGCGCCGCCCAGCGCAGTCCCTTCGCCTTGTACGAAGCGATTTCCCAAGGGATCCAGGGAACGGCCATGACCGGCTTCTCGTCCCTGCCGGAAGCCGATCGCTGGGCGCTGGCGTTCTACGTCGGCAGCTTGTCGCATTCGCCGCAGATGCGGGCCGAGGGCGAAGCGCTGTGGCGCGACGCGCCGGCCTGGCACCAGCGCATTCCCACGCTGGAAGCGCTGACCCGCACCAGCGAGGCGGATCTGATCGGCGCCGGCAGCCAGGACACACAGGCGCGGGCCATCATCGCTTACCTGCGCGGGCAGCCGCAGGCCGTCCAGACCGCAGCCTCGGGCGTGGCAGCAGTCCAATCGCTCGCACTGGCTCGGCAACGGATGGCCGAGAGCCTCCGCGCCTATCAGGCGGGCGATGCCGGGCAGGCGAAGACGGCGGCTTTGTCGGCGTACCTGGATGGCGTCGAACCGGTCGAGCCCACACTCGCCGCGCGGGACAACGCGCTGATGCGTGAGCTCGAAACCACCATGGCGCGCTATCGCGATGCCATCGGCCGCCGCGTTCCTGCCTCCGATGCGACAGCGCAGGCGACGCAGGTGAGCGCGCTGTTCGATCGCGCCGAGGCGGTCTTGCAGGATGCGCACACCGATCGCACCACGGCGTTCCTGGGCAGCTTCACCATCCTGCTCCGCGAAGGGATCGAGGCGTTGTTGATCGTGATCGGCATGATCGCCTTCCTGCGCAAGGCCGAACGCCGCGAGGTCCTGCCGGCGGTACACGCCGGTTGGGTCGGGGCGTTGCTGGCGGGTGTGGCGACCTGGGCGATCGCGACCCATCTGGTCGATGTGAGCGGCGCCAACCGTGAGGTCACCGAAGGCGTGTCGGCGTTGTTCGCCGCGGTGGTGCTGCTCAGCGTGGGCATCTGGATGCACCAGAAGAGCCTGGCCGGGCGCTGGCAGCAGTACCTGCATGCCAAGGTCTCGGCCGCGCTGACCCGGCGCTCGGCGGTCTTCCTGTTCCTGCTGGCCTTTGTCGCGGTCTACCGCGAAGTGTTCGAGACGATCCTGTTCTTCATCGCGATGTGGAACCAGGAAAACAGCACCGCGATTCTGGGTGGGCTGGTCGCCGGCAGCGTCGTGTTGGCCGGGGTGGCGTACTGGATGCTGCGCATGAGCAAGCGCCTGCCGATTGGCCAGTTCTTCTCGATCAGTTCGATCCTGATTGCCGTGCTCGCCGTCGTGCTGGTCGGCAAGGGCATCGCGGCGCTGCAGGAAGCCGGCTGGGTCGGTCAGGCGCTGGTCGCCGCGCCGCGCATCGATTGGCTGGGCGTGTACCCCTCCTGGCAATCCCTGCTGGCGCAGTTGGCCGTGGCGGTGATTGCGATCGGTGGTTTTTATTTCAATGCGCGCAACTCGCGTGTGCCCGCGCAAGCCGTCAAGGGAGACCGCGCGCAATGA
- a CDS encoding MerR family transcriptional regulator: MKISEAAESSGCHLETIRYYERVGLMPKPRRTASGYREYRDDEVDRLRFITRSRDLGFSLDEIRSLLRLESDRTLSCGEIDAIAREHLTDIRSKLRELNRIARELDRTINACSGGARGQCSILATLREPMPASRVKTTDVRRKRSA; encoded by the coding sequence ATGAAGATCAGCGAAGCGGCCGAATCCAGCGGCTGCCATCTGGAAACCATTCGCTACTACGAGCGCGTGGGGCTGATGCCCAAACCGCGCCGAACCGCCAGCGGTTACCGCGAGTACCGCGATGACGAAGTGGATCGGCTGCGTTTCATCACCCGCAGCCGCGACCTCGGCTTCAGCCTGGATGAGATCCGCAGCCTGCTACGGCTGGAAAGCGACCGCACGCTCTCCTGCGGCGAGATCGATGCGATTGCCCGCGAGCATCTGACAGATATCCGCAGCAAGCTCCGCGAGCTCAATCGCATTGCCCGGGAATTGGACCGCACGATCAATGCGTGCTCCGGAGGCGCACGGGGCCAGTGCTCGATTCTGGCCACCTTGCGGGAACCGATGCCTGCCTCGCGGGTCAAGACGACAGACGTGCGTCGGAAGCGGTCGGCATGA
- a CDS encoding heavy metal translocating P-type ATPase: MRYRIENMDCPTEEALIRNKLGQVPGVTDLQFNLVQRTLTVLHQLPALAPVEDALAAIGMQAVPLDTAVSAVETALHIAKMDCPTEEGLIRGKLSGMPGVDALAFNLVQRTLTVRHATGVLPDVLAALKSLGFEAEAVATAGGAELTAPVRTRTAWWPLIVSGAAALLAEVVSWLGAPAWLVIALALVAIGTGGLSTYKKGWIALKNRNLNMNALMSIAVTGAMLIGHWPEAAMVMVLFALAEVIEAKSLDRARNAIRGLMDLAPERATVLQDGNRWVEADAKTVALDSRVRVKPGERIALDGVVVLGRSTINQAPITGESLPVEKAEGDPVFAGTINEAGSLEYRVTATANDSTLARIIHAVEAAQGNRAPTQRFVDQFARWYTPLVFAVAIGVAVVPPLLMGTAWLEWTYRALVLLVIACPCALVISTPVSIVSGLAAAARHGILIKGGVYLENGRKLRWLALDKTGTITHGKPKQTDFAAWGEADPGLARAIAVSLAARSDHPVSKAIAVAGQDDAVTVREVEDFAALPGRGVRGQVAGAHYHLGNHRLVQDLGASSAALEAHFSSLEAQGKSVVALLASDGVQAIFAVADTVKDSSRQAIADLHALGVKTLMLTGDNPHTAQAIAGEVGIDRAQGNLLPEDKLREVEALTAQGTSGMVGDGINDAPALARADIGFAMGAAGSDTAIETADVALMDDDLRKIPAFIRLSRATAHVLMQNITLALGIKAVFLVLTFAGQATMWAAVFADMGASLLVVGNGMRLLRK, from the coding sequence ATGCGTTATCGCATCGAGAACATGGACTGCCCCACCGAGGAGGCGCTGATCCGGAACAAGCTCGGCCAAGTGCCGGGCGTGACGGACCTGCAGTTCAACCTGGTGCAGCGCACGCTGACAGTGCTTCACCAGTTGCCTGCGCTGGCCCCTGTGGAAGACGCGCTGGCGGCGATCGGCATGCAGGCGGTGCCTTTGGATACGGCTGTGTCTGCCGTCGAAACGGCGCTGCATATCGCGAAGATGGATTGCCCCACCGAGGAAGGCCTGATCCGCGGCAAGTTGAGTGGCATGCCGGGGGTGGACGCGCTGGCCTTCAATCTCGTGCAACGCACCCTGACCGTCCGCCACGCGACCGGCGTCTTGCCGGATGTGCTGGCCGCCTTGAAGTCGCTGGGCTTCGAGGCCGAAGCGGTCGCCACGGCCGGCGGCGCAGAGTTGACTGCACCGGTGCGGACCCGGACAGCCTGGTGGCCGTTGATCGTTTCCGGTGCGGCGGCACTGCTCGCCGAGGTCGTGTCGTGGCTCGGGGCCCCTGCGTGGCTGGTCATTGCACTGGCGCTGGTGGCGATCGGTACCGGCGGCCTGTCCACCTACAAGAAGGGCTGGATTGCGCTGAAGAACCGCAATCTCAACATGAACGCCCTGATGTCGATCGCGGTCACCGGCGCGATGCTGATCGGCCATTGGCCGGAAGCGGCCATGGTGATGGTGCTGTTCGCGCTGGCCGAGGTGATCGAGGCCAAATCGCTGGACCGTGCGCGCAATGCGATCCGGGGCTTGATGGACCTGGCGCCCGAGCGGGCCACGGTGCTGCAGGATGGCAACCGATGGGTCGAGGCGGATGCCAAGACGGTCGCGCTCGATAGCCGGGTGCGGGTCAAGCCGGGCGAGCGCATCGCGCTGGACGGCGTGGTGGTCCTGGGCCGCTCCACGATTAACCAGGCGCCGATCACCGGCGAGAGCCTTCCTGTCGAAAAGGCCGAGGGCGATCCGGTGTTCGCCGGCACCATCAACGAAGCCGGTTCGCTCGAATATCGGGTCACGGCCACGGCCAATGATTCCACCCTCGCGCGCATCATCCACGCGGTGGAGGCGGCGCAGGGCAATCGTGCGCCCACCCAGCGCTTCGTCGACCAGTTTGCGCGCTGGTACACCCCGCTGGTGTTCGCCGTCGCCATCGGCGTCGCGGTGGTGCCACCCCTGCTGATGGGGACGGCGTGGCTGGAATGGACCTACCGGGCATTGGTGCTGCTGGTAATCGCCTGTCCTTGCGCACTGGTGATCTCCACCCCGGTGAGCATCGTCAGCGGACTGGCCGCGGCGGCACGGCACGGCATCCTGATCAAGGGCGGCGTGTACCTGGAGAATGGTCGCAAGCTGCGATGGCTGGCGCTCGACAAGACCGGGACGATCACCCACGGCAAACCCAAGCAGACCGATTTCGCCGCATGGGGCGAGGCGGACCCAGGCCTGGCTCGCGCGATCGCGGTCAGCTTGGCCGCTCGCTCCGACCATCCCGTCTCCAAGGCCATTGCCGTGGCGGGACAGGACGATGCGGTGACCGTGCGTGAAGTCGAGGACTTCGCCGCCTTGCCGGGCCGCGGTGTACGCGGCCAGGTGGCAGGTGCGCATTACCACTTGGGCAACCATCGGCTCGTGCAGGACCTGGGTGCCAGCTCGGCAGCGTTGGAAGCGCATTTCAGCAGCTTGGAAGCACAAGGCAAGAGCGTCGTGGCGCTGCTGGCAAGCGATGGCGTGCAGGCGATCTTCGCCGTGGCCGACACGGTCAAGGACAGCAGCCGGCAGGCGATCGCCGACTTGCACGCGCTCGGGGTCAAGACCCTGATGCTGACCGGGGATAACCCGCACACGGCACAGGCCATCGCCGGGGAGGTCGGCATCGACCGCGCCCAGGGCAACCTGTTGCCCGAAGACAAGCTGCGCGAGGTCGAAGCACTCACCGCGCAGGGCACCAGCGGCATGGTGGGCGACGGCATCAACGACGCCCCGGCCTTGGCGCGGGCCGATATCGGCTTCGCGATGGGCGCGGCCGGATCCGACACCGCGATCGAAACCGCTGACGTCGCCCTGATGGACGACGACCTGCGCAAGATTCCGGCCTTCATCCGGCTCTCGCGCGCCACCGCTCACGTGCTGATGCAGAACATCACCTTGGCCCTGGGGATCAAGGCGGTTTTTCTAGTGCTGACCTTTGCAGGCCAAGCCACGATGTGGGCGGCGGTGTTCGCCGACATGGGGGCCAGCCTGTTGGTGGTGGGCAACGGCATGCGCCTGCTGAGGAAGTGA